ATGGGGAGGCTTTTCCATTAGTCGTTGGTGAAGCGATGTCTTGCCAAGTGACCTGTGTGGTAACAGACGTTGGAGACTCAGCTTTTCTAGTTGGGGATACTGGGATAGTGGTACCCACTAAAGATCCTGAATCCCTAGCGAATTCTTGGAGTACATTAATCACACGAACTCCAGAGCAGAGATTTCTGATGGAAAAAGCTGCCAGACAAAGAATTCTTGACTCTTTTTCATTAGAGTCAATTGTGAAACAGTATGAGGGCATGTATGTAAGCTGAGAGTCTACCTATGGCCAAAATCTCTCGATATTGAGGACCTCATAGAAAATTTACGCCTGGTCGCAAGAATAGTTTTCCCATCGCTATAGAGATGAAACTGTCAAATTATCTCAACCCTCATGAAGCAAGGGATGAAATAATGGCAATAACGCGATCCAAATCTGCATCTGTCATGCCAGAACCAGACGGCAAGCAAATACCATTATTAAACAAATCTTCGGACACTGTACCGCCAATATGGTCGCATTTAGCAAACAGTGGCTGCAGGTGCAAAGGTTTCCAAACGGGTCGGGACTCAATTTGATGATCCCGTAGAGCTTCTTGGACCCTATTTCGGCTCACTCCAAATTTGCGAGGGTCAATCAGCATACAGGATAACCAGTGCGTTGCCCGTCCGAAAGTGGGCTCCGGCATTAAGGTTAGCCCAGGTAATGACCCCAGATCTTGAAGATATCGATGATAGATGCGACGTCGGGCAGCGACTTTTTTGGGTAAGAGCCTGAGTTGGCCCCGACCTATACCCGCTAACACATTACTAAGACGATAGTTATATCCCAAGTGGGAATGTTGATAATGAGGAGCTATATCTCTGGCTTGCGTCGACAAGAAACGAGCTTTGGCAATTAACGTTGCATCTTCTGAAACCAACATTCCTCCACCAGATGTTGTGATAATTTTATTGCCGTTAAAAGAGAACACCCCCAGTCGGCCAAAGGTGCCCGTAGCTTTGCCCTGATAGTTTGCTCCCAGCGATTCAGCAGCATCCTCAATCAGGGGAATATCATACTCATTGCAGAGTTCTAAAATCGGTCCAAGATCCGCACTTTGACCGTACAAATGGACTAAGACAACGGC
The genomic region above belongs to Acaryochloris sp. CCMEE 5410 and contains:
- a CDS encoding DegT/DnrJ/EryC1/StrS aminotransferase family protein, which encodes MQKTAPPILLSPPHLGTDELGFVVNAFETNWIAPAGPHLDAFEQEFSEAVGISHAAALSSGTAGIHLALQLVGVEPGDEVFCSTLTFVASANPILYQGAVPVFIDSDRTSWNMDPNLLSQALRQRARLGKLPKAVVLVHLYGQSADLGPILELCNEYDIPLIEDAAESLGANYQGKATGTFGRLGVFSFNGNKIITTSGGGMLVSEDATLIAKARFLSTQARDIAPHYQHSHLGYNYRLSNVLAGIGRGQLRLLPKKVAARRRIYHRYLQDLGSLPGLTLMPEPTFGRATHWLSCMLIDPRKFGVSRNRVQEALRDHQIESRPVWKPLHLQPLFAKCDHIGGTVSEDLFNNGICLPSGSGMTDADLDRVIAIISSLAS